A stretch of the Theileria equi strain WA chromosome 1, complete sequence genome encodes the following:
- a CDS encoding hypothetical protein (encoded by transcript BEWA_033150A): MIHKKSTGIERIKSLFRSLEINRQLSCGYIKQFAETRNLILNGNNNASTLESEGILIGKLETNTKESIEDLKHAEEHITLLERGKTTSELAILKETLKEWKRDVVLRIVLTSNLVSYSTRLFMSIVTTRH, encoded by the exons ATGATACACAAGAAATCTACCGGTATTGAAAGGATCAAGTCTCTTTTTCGCTCACTTGAAATCAACAGACAGCTCTCCTGCGGATACATTAAACAGTTTGCCGAAACAAGGAACCTAATACT gaaTGGTAATAATAACGCATCTACCTTAGAATCTGAG GGGATTTTGATCGGTAAACTAGAGACAAATACCAAGGAATCT ATTGAAGATTTGAAGCACGCTGAAGAACACATTACTCTCTTGGAACGAGGGAAAACAACCAGCGAATTGGCGATATTAAAAGAAACACTTAAAGAATGGAAGCGTGATGTAGTTCTTAGGATCGTATTAACCTCTAATCTGGTAAGTTATAGTACGAGACTCTTCATGTCGATAGTCACGACTAGACACTGA
- a CDS encoding seryl-tRNA synthetase, putative (encoded by transcript BEWA_033130A): protein MFFIGFGTLLLLYGCNLHQTQTLVVSSYYTKRPLFIKSQSLSQLRGTFAKSVGFTRYSIKTPEESPHSYYKSDHYNRLRSYFTAQEQEIDDAEYNIHKNEHVYQIENTGLFAPLSLDFESLAAVPELFHENFLLRGEDHWETLIRIRELCSLKNTVGQTRQLISDKRSDLANVFRDSSESDKTCLRDSNISLRNELRELNSQYASIVNELELLRQKLPNILSSQVPENENVVKKDLSRNFTSTNSTKLTHYEIIERLNHDYIQKAVGISGKGFAACGGNLSRLARALINLFLDTHTQLFNYTEITVPFIASESTFKSTTHLPFFEEDLFKLDSRHQFDGETGYLIPTSEVPLLALHQNLRIHPKNLPLRFVSYSECFRSEIQDYGLDTRGLIRQHQFGKVELISIGEAADSEHIHELMLSHIEHVLNLLELPHRQVILSAKETGHSSSKTIDFEVYFPSLDKFIEVSSCSNTGDYQTSRLNLFGASKEKLHAINGSGLPIGRTLSALLETHCSIRDNGLLQINIPKALQPYLNNETVILEDIP, encoded by the coding sequence ATGTTCTTTATCGGATTTGGCACTTTGCTACTGTTATACGGATGTAATCTGCACCAAACTCAGACACTAGTTGTTAGTTCGTATTACACTAAAAGGCCATTGTTCATAAAATCTCAATCTTTGTCTCAATTAAGAGGTACTTTCGCGAAATCTGTTGGTTTTACTCGCTACTCTATCAAAACACCCGAGGAATCTCCTCATTCCTACTACAAATCTGACCATTATAATAGGCTCCGTAGCTATTTTACCGCACAAGAGCAAGAAATAGATGATGCTGAGTACAACATACACAAAAACGAGCACGTTTATCAGATAGAAAATACTGGATTATTTGCTCCTCTATCCTTGGATTTCGAATCACTTGCCGCCGTGCCAGAGCTATTTCATGAAAACTTTCTACTCAGGGGTGAAGATCACTGGGAAACACTAATCAGGATCCGTGAGCTCTGTTCTCTAAAAAATACAGTTGGTCAAACTCGGCAGCTAATATCAGATAAACGCTCAGATTTGGCAAACGTATTTAGAGATTCATCTGAATCAGATAAGACCTGTTTGAGAGATTCAAATATTAGCTTGAGAAATGAACTAAGGGAATTAAACTCACAATATGCTTCAATAGTTAATGAGCTTGAATTATTGAGACAGAAATTGCCAAACATTTTATCTAGTCAAGTTCCAGAAAACGAGAATGTAGTTAAAAAGGATCTTTCTAGAAATTTTACAAGTACAAACTCGACAAAACTTACACATTATGAAATTATAGAACGTCTAAATCATGATTATATACAAAAGGCCGTTGGAATAAGTGGTAAGGGATTTGCAGCTTGCGGCGGTAATTTATCTCGTTTGGCTAGAGCATTAAttaatttgtttttagACACACACACTCAATTGTTTAACTATACCGAAATTACGGTACCATTTATAGCCAGTGAATCAACATTTAAATCTACTACTCACTTACCTTTCTTCGAAGAGGACTTGTTTAAACTAGATTCGCGTCACCAATTTGACGGTGAAACTGGTTATTTGATACCAACATCTGAAGTTCCGTTGCTAGctcttcatcaaaatttgaggATACATCCCAAGAACCTTCCTCTCCGATTTGTTAGTTATTCTGAGTGCTTCAGATCAGAGATACAAGATTACGGCTTGGACACCCGTGGACTAATAAGACAACATCAATTTGGGAAAGTTGAATTAATTTCTATTGGAGAAGCCGCTGACTCCGAACATATTCATGAGCTTATGCTCTCACATATTGAAcatgttttaaatttattaGAGTTACCTCATAGACAAGTAATCTTATCTGCCAAAGAAACTGGGCATTCTTCATCTAAAACCATCGATTTTGAGGTCTATTTCCCATCGcttgataaatttatagagGTTTCGAGTTGCAGTAATACTGGTGATTATCAGACCTCGAGATTAAATCTCTTTGGAGCTTCAAAGGAGAAGTTACACGCTATAAACGGCTCTGGATTGCCTATAGGCAGAACACTGTCTGCACTATTGGAAACACATTGTAGTATTAGGGATAACGGGTTGCTGCAAATAAACATCCCAAAGGCTTTGCAACCCTACTTGAATAATGAAACTGTAATTCTCGAGGATATACcataa
- a CDS encoding uncharacterized protein (encoded by transcript BEWA_033100A), which translates to MFKFLRPSLLFLGLSVLFSSLSYVPFVSRTFDSVAKLSFSDLSNFVDKYDKGIAELHFNRAVWLRDAVIPHKDLPEEADGTTKKPQSVQESTLAEGIRLLLRFLFLHIITLIVLCIILLRYVRLFRDTAFLLFKLVRKCNWRTPIRIIIALVRFSSWMVSIAWYYNSFLPVKTRLLVYPILTCVLATMFFKVGIGKKRLFNIVPLVIGFISYSAMVLTFNSMAHATNKFSLNECIILTWVSFICLRCFDIKKAGSRLKIRKDKAESERLSHEVSCLLELSLIFVLFRALKSLPIMGPLFIKRAYFTHFMSFFTLVTIIHCIIVYVADIKIKTGTPLARVKIVIVKALDSIILQVLGLPNIVSGRANHKNNANGILSKTLKRFKYLFDMIFGNIMGPIYKNEKVRFATKFSKAVPQLMLLFMPTLVSKAYFNYCTLITPLLKFLTLDESSLKAKILAIILLIISEAARCAINSTISHIISFKTIQRTIMLILMDHTMVFLNSVM; encoded by the exons ATGTTTAAGTTTTTGAGGCCTTCTCTCCTGTTCCTCGGCCTCTCTGTACTCTTCTCTTCTCTCTCGTACGTCCCTTTTGTTTCACGGACGTTCGACTCTGTAGCTAAACTCAGTTTCTCGGACTTGTCAAACTTTGTTGACAAGTATGATAAAGGAATCGCTGAACTGCACTTTAACCGTGCAGTCTGGTTGAGG GATGCTGTCATTCCGCATAAAGACTTGCCAGAAGAAGCAGATGGGACCACAAAGAAACCGCAAAGTGTACAGGAATCTACTCTAGCTGAAGGTATACGTCTCCTGCTCAGGTTTTTATTCCTGCACATAATTACGCTCATTGTGTTGTGCATCATCCTTCTGAGATATGTGCGTTTATTCCGTGATACGGCATTTCTACTCTTCAAATTGGTACGAAAGTGTAATTGGAGGACGCCTATCAGGATCATAATTGCATTGGTTCGCTTCAGTTCATGGATGGTATCTATTGCTTGGTACTACAACTCATTTTTACCCGTAAAGACCCGGCTATTAGTATACCCTATACTAACATGTGTTTTAGCTACAATGTTTTTCAAAGTAGGAATTGGCAAAAAACGCCTCTTTAATATCGTTCCCCTGGTAATTGGGTTCATTTCCTATTCTGCAATGGTTCTTACATTTAATTCAATGGCTCACGCCACAAACAAGTTTTCCCTGAATGAATGCATCATTCTAACATGGGTTTCATTCATTTGTCTTCGATGTTTTGACATAAAGAAAGCTGGTAGTAGGCTTAAAATAAGAAAAGATAAGGCAGAGTCTGAAAGACTATCACATGAAGTATCATGTTTGCTAGAACTCTCTCTAATATTTGTCTTATTTAGAGCATTAAAATCACTGCCAATCATGGGACCTCTGTTCATTAAAAGGGCATATTTCACGCATTTCATGTCCTTTTTTACACTGGTCACCATAATACACTGTATAATAGTATACGTTGCTGATATAAAGATAAAAACAGGAACACCCCTCGCAAGGGTAAAAATAGTCATTGTAAAGGCTCTGGATAGCATAATTCTGCAAGTTTTAGGGTTGCCAAATATCGTATCTGGGAGAGCAAACCATAAAAACAATGCAAATGGTATCCTATCAAAAACATTAAAGAGGTTCAAGTATCTGTTTGATATGATATTTGGGAATATTATGGGACCTATTtacaaaaatgaaaaggtgCGCTTTGCGAccaaattttcaaaggCAGTTCCACAGCTAATGTTACTCTTTATGCCCACATTAGTATCAAAAGCATATTTCAATTACTGTACACTAATCACGCCACTACTAAAATTTCTAACCTTGGATGAATCCAGTCTAAAGGCAAAAATACTAGCAATCATACTCCTAATTATATCTGAAGCAGCAAGATGTGCAATAAACTCGACAATTTCTCACATTATTTCATTCAAAACTATACAAAGAACTATAATGTTAATACTCATGGACCATACCATGGTCTTTCTTAATAGTGTAATGTAA
- a CDS encoding MAC/Perforin domain containing protein (encoded by transcript BEWA_033110A), translated as MQFKTLLYLLALKTSLGPFCDAENVASGKAGTEKFSPIGMLKKTKQKPGKVAERKNSPLSGGKDSDKTGDPSPTSDGKPTRKAGPRQSNTLGGSKASEAKKSKVPGRKPAAQEGDLVKDEDILKDLDNDDLFNQFFDGSEDEEPEPKQAVKPRGKSRDDVFGGSLYLPKGTKSSLARTKRSLEDKDDFQDSLETFDPPNFDEGLDLDDDDFKFDAKRSHSHERKESSRVVSHTRDLDIKPLDVHNSSNPGLSASLRYLGSGYDIVFGNPLGDPIVMMDQGYRNPVIKLNWDIEYSNKDGANLKEPYGSWIRPEYSCRQSETIDHVNSIDDFKKELSVDAQASASIPFFFSFTASTGYKNFVKSTATNKVRTYISKTYCLRYVAGMVNYNLMQTTDEFKAAVDKLPEKFDATTCTLDVFKADENDPVCASSVKPWIQFLKMFGTHFTTVVHLGGKITHQIQVKKTDVLHMQESGMNVDSAIKAAVSPALLDSASGNFSSTTDISSNKTYENFKYDKQVIVIGGDTLVDSKDINSLHNWAKDLSNKPMPIKIRLESIRSLLGNETQRIAFDEALKFYSETYGVTPDDIYKKYGKEFGVASLAKKGHQVVYSGSRPGSAVCPNKTTVIMGFSLVINKNKHFIGKNRFPVQISACPVGEEKCIVSNDSPDSEYRIWIICGTDPIPLLVQQTATSVGSPAMASCPMGFSIAYGFAFSIPKGNNVQPTDAYPCRATNQTCVHESQDGKATNSVWIACVENGAPQLSEITNHTVSTSSMGCSSKQEAVVTQNVCPPSSTLIGGWSMTFSESDNSAKTFNKCSRDTFACKIEETFMNSKNCKSFFSWIACSSNV; from the exons atgcagtttaaGACGCTTTTGTACCTTTTGGCTTTAAAGACATCGCTCGGACCTTTTTGCGATGCCGAAAATGTCGCATCCGGAAAGGCTGGTACGGAGAAATTCTCTCCCATCGGTATGCTAAAGAAGACTAAGCAGAAGCCAGGCAAGGTGGCTGAGCGAAAAAATTCACCTCTATCAGGCGGAAAAGATTCAGATAAGACCGGCG ATCCTTCCCCGACAAGTGATGGCAAACCCACAAGAAAAGCTGGACCAAGACAGTCCAATACTTTGGGTGGCTCCAAGGCTTCAGAGGCtaaaaaatccaaagttCCAG GACGTAAGCCTGCAGCCCAGGAAGGTGACCTTGTTAAGGATGAggacattttaaaggattTGGACAATGACGATCTCTTCAATCAATTCTTTGATGGCTCTGAAGACGAGGAACCCGAGCCGAAACAAGCGGTAAAGCCACGCGGAAAGTCAAGAGATGATGTTTTTGGCGGCTCCTTGTATTTACCAAAGGGGACAAAATCATCACTCGCGAGAACAAAGAGGAGTCTTGAGGACAAAGATGATTTTCAAGACTCGCTAGAGACATTTGACCCACCAAACTTTGACGAGGGCCTTGATTTGGATGACgatgattttaaatttgatgCGAAAAGGTCCCACAGCCATGAACGCAAGGAGAGCTCCAGAGTTGTGTCACATACAAGGGATCTAGATATAAAGCCACTTGATGTTCATAATTCAAGCAATCCCGGCCTGTCAGCGTCGTTACGCTATTTGGGGTCCGGATATGATATTGTTTTTGGAAATCCACTCGGTGATCCCATAGTTATGATGGATCAAGGATACAGAAACCCAGTTATAAAACTAAATTGGGATATAGAATATTcaaataaagatggagCAAACTTAAAGGAACCTTACGGAAGTTGGATTCGTCCAGAGTATTCATGTAGACAATCGGAAACGATTGACCATGTAAATTCAATTGATGACTTCAAAAAAGAACTATCGGTTGATGCACAAGCATCAGCAAGTATTCCATTTTTCTTTAGTTTTACAGCCTCAACTGGTTATAAGAATTTTGTGAAATCAACTGCCACCAATAAAGTGCGCACATACATATCGAAAACATATTGCCTGCGTTACGTGGCTGGGATGGTCAACTATAACTTGATGCAAACCACGGATGAATTCAAAGCCGCTGTCGACAAGTTGCCTGAAAAATTTGATGCCACAACTTGTACACTGGATGTCTTTAAGGCGGATGAGAATGACCCAGTATGTGCGTCTTCTGTTAAGCCATGGATACAGTTCTTGAAAATGTTTGGTACCCACTTTACAACCGTTGTACATTTGGGTGGAAAAATAACACACCAGATCCAAGTTAAGAAAACAGATGTTTTACACATGCAGGAAAGCGGTATGAATGTTGATTCTGCTATCAAAGCTGCCGTTTCTCCTGCTCTCTTGGATAGCGCTAGTGGAAACTTTAGTAGCACTACTGACATCTCTAGCAATAAGACATATGAAAACTTCAAGTATGATAAACAGGTCATTGTTATTGGTGGAGATACCCTGGTCGATAGTAAGGATATTAATAGTCTTCACAACTGGGCAAAAGATTTATCTAATAAGCCAATGCCAATCAAAATACGTTTGGAGAGTATCAGATCATTACTTGGAAATGAGACACAAAGAATTGCATTTGATGAGGCTCTAAAATTTTACTCTGAAACTTATGGTGTAACACCAGACGATATCTATAAGAAATATGGCAAGGAATTTGGCGTGGCATCATTGGCTAAAAAAGGACATCAGGTTGTATATAGCGGATCACGTCCTGGAAGTGCTGTATGTCCTAACAAAACGACCGTAATTATGGGTTTTTCGTTGGTTATAAATAAGAACAAACACTTTATTGGTAAAAATAGGTTCCCAGTACAGATATCAGCTTGTCCAGTCGGGGAAGAGAAGTGCATCGTTTCCAATGATAGTCCGGACAGTGAGTATAGAATATGGATCATTTGTGGCACAGACCCAATTCCCTTGCTAGTTCAGCAGACGGCTACAAGTGTGGGATCCCCTGCAATGGCCTCATGCCCAATGGGATTTTCGATCGCATATGGATTTGCATTTTCCATACCAAAGGGAAACAACGTTCAGCCCACTGATGCATATCCATGCAGAGCAACAAATCAGACTTGTGTACACGAGTCTCAAGACGGAAAAGCTACAAACTCAGTTTGGATTGCATGTGTAGAGAATGGTGCACCTCAATTATCGGAAATAACAAACCATACAGTTAGCACAAGTAGCATGGGATGCTCATCAAAGCAGGAGGCGGTGGTGACCCAAAATGTCTGTCCACCGAGTTCTACACTTATTGGAG GTTGGTCAATGACATTTAGTGAATCTGACAACTCCGCCAAAACATTCAACAAATGTTCGAGGGATACTTTTGCCTGTAAAATTGAGGAGACCTTTATGAATAGCAAGAATTGCAAATCATTCTTTTCCTGGATCGCATGTTCAAGTAACGTGTAG
- a CDS encoding signal recognition particle 19 kD protein, putative (encoded by transcript BEWA_033120A), with amino-acid sequence MAGQSTDIDTSDWTVIYPTYLDKNATTTRGRRVSLSLAVPKPTVEEIKLVCERLNVKHVVEPGKCYPRDWLVPGRVRVLLKDPDSGEKTRSKKQLLNEIASLISQLKTRQQPKETPSTSATKKKAGKKKR; translated from the exons ATGGCAGGACAATCGACTGACATCGATACGTCAGACTGGACCGTTATATATCCAACTTATCTCGACAAAAACGCGACCACAACCCGGGGGAGGAGAGTTAGTCTCTCTTTAGCTGTACCAAAGCCAACCGTAGAAGAAATTAAGCTCGTATGCGAGAGATTAAATGTCAAACACGTCGTAGAACCG GGAAAATGTTATCCTAGGGATTGGTTAGTGCCCGGACGCGTTAGAGTGCTCTTAAAAGACCCTGACTCTGGAGAAAAGACTCGGTCAA AAAAACAGCTACTCAACGAAATCGCATCACTAATTTCGCAGCTCAAAACCAGGCAACAACCAAAAGAAACACCAAGCACATCCGCCACAAAGAAAAAGGCTGGAAAAAAGAAACGCTGA
- a CDS encoding MORN repeat domain containing protein (encoded by transcript BEWA_033160A) has protein sequence MYSRKTTSINSRSEFSISNLSTTTINKNTYAGQVLDGLFHGTGTFYYSDSERYEGEFVQGRREGRGKFYYSDGSIYEGEWMNDRIHGHGIAYFASGNVYEGTWENGRINGKGTLTYANGDVYEGEWLDGLMHGHGTYRYIEGDVYVGQWRQDKRHGKGTVTYSSVKGAQPESYEGNWVDNCINGKGVYKYADGSYYDGDWFNGKMHGSGKYVFADGSTYEGEWVEDRKEGFGALTYANGEKYEGYWLNDKSHGTGIFIYAGNDKYNGEWKEGKKHGIGELIYVNGDRFNGNWYEDHANGHGVYEYSNGNRYEGDWTNDKRDGMGLFYCKQDGSTYNGNFSNGIKDGYGILTLGAGHVIRGVWSKGALNSIESFEFSPTSPWSNPDL, from the exons ATGTATAGCAGGAAAACTACATCTATAAACTCACGTTCTGAGTTCTCTATATCTAACCTGTCCACCACTACTATAAACAAGAATACTTACGCAGGTCAGGTTCTGGACGGCCTTTTTCATGGCACCGGGACTTTTTACTACAGCGACTCTGAGCGCTACGAAGGGGAATTTGTGCAGGGAAGAAGAGAGGGCCGCGGTAAATTTTACTATTCCGATGGATCCATCTATGAAGGtgaatggatgaatgacAGAATACACGGACACGGCATTGCATACTTTGCCAGTGGAAACGTATACGAAG GTACCTGGGAAAATGGGAGAATAAACGGCAAGGGAACGTTAACATACGCAAACGGTGATGTATACGAAGGAGAATGGTTGGATGGTTTGATGCATGGTCACGGCACCTACAGATACATTGAAGGTGATGTATATGTGGGCCAATGGAGACAAGACAAACGCCACGGAAAGGGAACTGTAACATATTCCAGTGTAAAGGGTGCCCAGCCAGAGAGCTATGAAGGCAATTGGGTGGATAATTGCATCAATGGCAAGGGAGTATACAAATACGCTGATGGAAGTTACTACGATG GTGATTGGTTCAATGGAAAGATGCACGGTAGTGGCAAATATGTCTTTGCCGATGGAAGTACATATGAGGGAGAATGGGTAGAAGATAGGAAAGAAGG GTTTGGAGCATTAACCTATGCAAATGGAGAAAAATATGAAGGATACTGGCTCAACGATAAATCACACGGAACAGGAATTTTTATCTATGCTGGAAATGACAAGTacaatggagaatggaaggaaggAAAGAAACATGGCATAGGTGAACTCATTTATGTTAATGGAGATAGATTTAATG GGAATTGGTATGAAGATCATGCGAATGGCCACGGGGTATATGAGTATTCGAATGGAAACCGATATGAAG GTGACTGGACAAACGACAAGAGGGATGGAATGGGTCTGTTTTACTGCAAACAAGACGGATCCACATACAATGGAAATTTCTCGAATGGAATAAAGGATGGATATGGTATCCTTACATTGGGAGCCGGCCATGTCATCCGCGGAGTATGGAGCAAAGGAGCCCTAAACTCAATTGAGAGTTTTGAATTCTCACCAACATCACCGTGGAGCAACCCAGACTTGTAA
- a CDS encoding hypothetical protein (encoded by transcript BEWA_033140A), with protein sequence MKGKSKQLESASVANGSPQSPEITAEKLIKQPWYFWEEKDRCNVFLRHYLSNVLRHTIQLRLFRKYIQEEFNKKRSRKGASVRRAYRYSKNDANKLVESLNGFDLEQLWTILDKNTSTETSSLQKRLDHILQADLSKILKNDTDVTEDIPEEPSSSYSSESQENQDSESDSDSDVEDEEQPKETVGEDEFFNMEEMEAFADKDFESDGEGINYFDSLGEESDSSVAAADMKYTDFFKDTMEDSDGPEDEIKPLSCDSNLDLLDDDEKEMELLLQRVEDDGVTDDEDDKDEYRDDLGNDDFEEAKFGEEVYRDDLDEDMMEEVDQHSEISKIENELAAPKHWSLMGESIATKRPRNSLLDLDLELPQMSSTVYEKEKMEEQIGNGVDPEEPLPLELIIVQRIKSGIFDNVERKTAVEDQLEAIERLKKNNNVDIDFTKSSVGLGDIYAQKYKEQFLAIDKLDSHKKALTEQFAKLMYKLDSLTNSSFVPKRISESEKAAEVPTIAIETPLNVVTAIKTNDAEKSVNPAKISRNAKKRKFQNKLKGLVKSGKATVEQVNKIKTDLTQRNKRKQEDAKAKKTTGLTGREADKESKRSNRKVNITEMLSNIEKQ encoded by the coding sequence ATGAAAGGAAAGTCAAAACAATTGGAATCTGCGTCAGTGGCGAATGGATCCCCTCAAAGTCCCGAAATAACTGCAGAAAAACTGATAAAACAGCCATGGTACTTTTGGGAAGAGAAAGATAGATGTAACGTCTTTCTACGTCACTACTTGTCAAATGTTTTGAGGCATACCATCCAGCTACGTCTGTTTCGCAAGTATATTCAGGAGGAATTCAATAAAAAGAGGTCGAGAAAGGGCGCATCGGTTAGAAGGGCATATAGATACTCAAAAAATGATGCAAACAAGcttgtagaatctctgAACGGCTTTGATTTGGAGCAGCTGTGGACCATCTTGGATAAGAATACATCTACAGAAACATCTTCTCTTCAGAAGAGGCTCGACCATATTCTCCAGGCTGATTTGtccaagattctcaaaaaTGATACGGATGTTACTGAGGATATCCCAGAAGAGCCTAGTTCATCCTATAGCTCAGAGTCACAAGAGAACCAAGATAGCGAAAGCGACAGTGACAGCGACgtagaagatgaagaacaaCCAAAAGAGACTGTAGGGGAAGATGAATTCTTTaatatggaggaaatgGAAGCTTTCGCAGACAAAGATTTTGAATCGGATGGAGAAGGTATAAACTATTTTGATTCACTTGGTGAAGAGTCGGACTCATCTGTAGCAGCTGCAGACATGAAGTATACTGACTTTTTTAAGGACACAATGGAAGATTCAGATGGtcctgaagatgaaataaaGCCTCTCTCATGTGATAGCAATTTAGACTTGTTGGACGATGATGAGAAGGAAATGGAGCTGCTTCTTCAGCGTGTGGAAGATGACGGTGTAACcgatgatgaagatgataaagacGAATACAGGGATGATCTTGGAAACGATGATTTTGAAGAAGCTAAATTTGGGGAGGAGGTATACAGAGATGATTTGGACGAGGATATGATGGAGGAAGTGGATCAACATTCTGAGATTTCCAAAATAGAGAATGAGCTTGCTGCCCCCAAGCATTGGAGTTTAATGGGAGAAAGTATAGCCACAAAAAGACCCAGAAACAGCTTGTTGGACCTTGATTTAGAACTACCACAAATGTCTTCGACAGTTTATGAGAAggaaaaaatggaggaGCAAATAGGAAATGGAGTGGATCCTGAGGAGCCATTGCCGTTGGAATTGATCATAGTGCAAAGAATAAAGTCTGGAATATTTGATAATGTTGAAAGAAAGACAGCTGTGGAAGATCAGTTGGAGGCCATAGAGCgcttgaagaagaataacAATGTTGATATAGATTTCACCAAAAGTTCTGTGGGTCTCGGTGATATTTACGCCCAGAAATATAAGGAACAATTTTTGGCCATAGACAAACTGGATTCACACAAGAAGGCACTTACTGAGCAATTTGCAAAACTAATGTACAAACTGGATAGTTTGACAAACTCTAGTTTTGTACCAAAGAGAATTAGTGAATCTGAAAAGGCAGCTGAAGTGCCTACAATAGCAATAGAAACACCATTAAATGTAGTAACTGCGATTAAAACAAACGACGCAGAAAAATCTGTTAATCCTGCGAAAATCTCCAGGAACGCTAAAAAgagaaaattccaaaaCAAGCTGAAAGGGCTGGTTAAGAGCGGCAAGGCGACTGTTGAACAGGTTAATAAGATAAAGACTGATTTAACACAGAGAAACAAACGGAAACAAGAGGACGCAAAAGCCAAGAAAACAACTGGCCTTACCGGAAGAGAAGCAGATAAAGAATCTAAACGTTCTAATCGCAAAGTAAACATAACGGAAATGTTAAGTAACATTGAAAAGCAGTAG